One window of the Acaryochloris sp. CCMEE 5410 genome contains the following:
- a CDS encoding TrmB family transcriptional regulator: MSDAQFLENLVDLGLTRYQAAVYLALMDRQDFTPAQIATRAQVPRQRIYDVLASLCDRGLCLERHSGRQRIFQAVEPSQALPTLLQEKQKQFSAELQRQEQQTHRAVAALSPLYTKGHNTQDPLAYIDVLSEPNRIVDCGAKLSQSTQSSISVFFTYPSLLSHEDGLNLVKDPLQRGVCYRTIYEHNIWQDPSSQDFIRQCQDWGQHVRFVEKVPFKMQLFDQRITLLSLQDPLSGTPSFTALSITHPGLGEMLNIAFETLWNQGTPEPIRTERV, encoded by the coding sequence ATGAGCGATGCCCAGTTCTTGGAAAACCTCGTAGATTTGGGGTTAACTCGCTATCAGGCCGCAGTCTATCTAGCCCTGATGGATCGGCAGGACTTTACCCCTGCGCAGATTGCGACCCGTGCTCAAGTGCCTCGGCAGCGGATTTATGATGTCTTGGCATCATTGTGCGATCGCGGTCTCTGTCTTGAACGTCATTCCGGCCGACAGCGGATCTTCCAGGCCGTGGAGCCGTCCCAGGCCTTACCCACCCTGCTGCAAGAAAAACAAAAGCAATTCTCTGCTGAACTTCAGCGCCAAGAACAGCAAACTCACCGTGCGGTTGCCGCCCTTTCCCCGCTCTATACCAAAGGCCACAACACTCAAGATCCGTTGGCCTATATTGATGTCTTATCCGAACCCAACCGCATTGTAGATTGTGGGGCCAAACTTTCCCAATCCACTCAATCGTCGATCAGCGTCTTCTTCACCTATCCGTCTTTACTGAGTCATGAAGATGGCCTCAACCTTGTCAAAGATCCACTACAGCGCGGCGTTTGCTACCGCACCATCTATGAACACAACATCTGGCAAGATCCTAGTAGCCAGGACTTTATTCGTCAGTGTCAAGACTGGGGACAGCATGTCCGCTTCGTGGAAAAGGTGCCCTTCAAAATGCAGCTGTTCGACCAGCGGATTACGTTGCTATCTTTGCAAGATCCTTTATCGGGAACGCCCAGCTTTACGGCACTAAGCATTACTCATCCAGGGTTAGGGGAAATGCTTAACATTGCTTTTGAGACTTTATGGAATCAAGGGACACCGGAGCCCATCCGAACTGAAAGGGTGTAG
- a CDS encoding branched-chain amino acid transaminase, with amino-acid sequence MTLLTQLDSSTTVSAPAFLPIAFFEGEFCPFPEAQLSIATHALHYGTSVLGGIRGIPSPSDSNQILMFRLADHCRRLSQSAKYLNTNIDPIELEATFIEFVRCNQPQTTFYIRPLIYTSSLGIAPRLHDVSKDLLIYGLEMGDYLHQGGVRCRISSWLRQEDRSQPLRGKSSAAYIASALAKTEAVASGFDEAILMNARGKVSEASAMNLFLVRNGQLITPSVDQDILEGITRASVMALATDLDIPIIERPVDKSELFIADEVFLCGTAAQISPVLEIETYLLPEHRPVTEQLRELLKKVMLGSEQHYSEWLTRVHIGSA; translated from the coding sequence ATGACACTCCTCACTCAACTGGATTCATCGACCACGGTTTCTGCTCCAGCATTTCTGCCCATCGCCTTTTTTGAAGGCGAGTTCTGCCCTTTCCCTGAAGCTCAACTTTCAATTGCGACTCACGCGCTTCACTATGGCACTTCAGTTTTGGGTGGGATTCGCGGAATCCCTTCTCCTAGTGACTCCAACCAGATTTTGATGTTTCGCCTAGCGGATCACTGTCGGCGATTGAGCCAAAGTGCTAAATATCTGAATACCAATATTGACCCCATCGAACTTGAAGCAACCTTTATTGAGTTTGTGCGATGTAACCAGCCCCAAACAACCTTCTATATCCGACCGTTGATCTATACCTCCAGCCTGGGCATTGCACCTCGACTCCATGATGTCAGTAAAGACCTATTGATCTATGGCCTAGAAATGGGAGATTACTTGCACCAAGGCGGTGTGCGGTGTCGAATCAGCTCTTGGCTGCGACAAGAAGATCGCAGTCAGCCCCTACGAGGCAAGTCGAGTGCTGCGTATATTGCTTCAGCCCTAGCAAAAACGGAAGCAGTTGCTTCAGGGTTTGATGAAGCGATTTTGATGAATGCTCGGGGCAAAGTCAGCGAGGCATCAGCCATGAATCTGTTTCTAGTCAGAAATGGCCAATTGATCACCCCCAGCGTCGATCAAGACATTTTAGAAGGGATTACTCGAGCCAGTGTGATGGCGCTAGCCACCGATTTAGATATTCCAATTATTGAACGTCCTGTTGATAAGTCTGAACTCTTTATTGCAGATGAAGTGTTCCTTTGTGGCACAGCAGCCCAGATTTCACCAGTGTTGGAAATTGAGACCTACCTTCTCCCGGAACACCGTCCGGTGACTGAGCAGTTACGTGAATTACTGAAAAAGGTAATGTTGGGCTCAGAACAGCACTATTCAGAATGGCTGACCAGGGTTCATATCGGCTCTGCTTAG
- a CDS encoding serine protease, whose product MTRFRFSAFVLVILSASLGGCSFLNQTSAGDNSRANLESFCEEAINKGERTNRPQPEAPIILGTRPEQAWVRPSFKGPDGRFGAGTAFVVSQDNAVFLLTAHHLFGPAGGLDREYGWSEMPKLVSGASGENPLGKVSVITGKALPVKGARGMKGTQVNADLAIFPVQSESQVHAMPLAQTLPQVGDDVWLVGEVIGSSEYRHKAVVDQVSKEGIYYRFDNKIELRATSGAPIVDAKGQVVAMNLGGGEYQGAIMGIGNPAPVMNCHLQAAWR is encoded by the coding sequence ATGACAAGGTTCCGTTTTTCAGCCTTTGTACTCGTCATCCTCAGTGCCTCTTTAGGGGGCTGTTCATTTTTGAACCAAACTTCAGCAGGGGATAACAGTCGTGCAAACCTGGAATCATTTTGTGAGGAAGCAATTAACAAAGGCGAAAGGACCAATCGCCCCCAACCAGAAGCACCGATTATTCTAGGTACACGTCCTGAACAAGCCTGGGTCCGTCCAAGCTTCAAAGGTCCTGATGGGCGATTTGGTGCGGGAACGGCTTTCGTTGTGAGTCAAGATAATGCCGTTTTCTTACTAACGGCACACCATCTGTTTGGCCCAGCAGGAGGGTTAGACCGCGAATATGGATGGTCAGAAATGCCAAAACTCGTCTCTGGTGCTTCAGGAGAGAACCCTCTCGGCAAGGTTTCAGTCATCACAGGGAAAGCACTCCCGGTCAAGGGGGCTCGCGGCATGAAGGGAACTCAAGTAAATGCAGACCTCGCGATCTTTCCAGTCCAATCGGAAAGCCAAGTGCACGCTATGCCCCTTGCACAAACCCTGCCTCAAGTGGGTGATGACGTATGGCTAGTGGGTGAAGTCATCGGTAGCTCTGAATATCGGCATAAAGCTGTCGTGGATCAAGTTTCGAAGGAAGGCATATACTACCGTTTTGATAACAAGATTGAACTCCGGGCAACGAGTGGTGCCCCCATCGTGGATGCGAAGGGACAGGTCGTAGCGATGAATCTTGGCGGCGGAGAATATCAGGGGGCCATTATGGGGATTGGCAACCCAGCACCTGTTATGAACTGCCATTTACAGGCCGCTTGGCGCTGA
- a CDS encoding molybdopterin-dependent oxidoreductase codes for MKRRQVLKRLLQASGGICATFLPGCVNHQHLHLLFSADLRQFERPLPDHRITPVGEFYVQSYASPPDVNLDTWQLQLTGLVEQPLTLKFADILAAPQTEFYLTMECIGNRTGGKQIGNALWTGTPLLPFLKQVRIQDKAVEFMLHAADSYETTLPIADLMRPDVQLVHRMNGKPLTKAHGFPLRIIIPGRYGQKQPKWLTEIEAIATPKKGYWERQGWSNTAKIATHAITQQVQEEKVWNKNYHVDLPRTGEDGWQRGVTIAGVAIDQAQPMEWVRISTDNGQTWTEAEINQPSSPHEWTLWRYLWKPTQPGTYKLLAQARSRTETQKIQDKNGKDGSAGILKISVNLDS; via the coding sequence ATGAAACGACGTCAGGTATTAAAGCGACTTTTGCAAGCATCCGGTGGGATATGTGCAACATTCCTACCAGGATGTGTAAACCATCAGCACTTGCACCTTTTGTTCTCTGCTGATCTACGTCAATTTGAGCGGCCCTTACCGGATCATCGAATAACTCCAGTTGGTGAGTTTTATGTGCAATCCTATGCATCCCCTCCAGACGTCAATCTGGACACATGGCAGCTGCAGTTGACAGGGCTGGTGGAACAACCGCTGACCCTAAAATTTGCCGATATTCTAGCGGCTCCCCAAACGGAGTTCTATTTAACGATGGAGTGCATTGGCAATCGTACTGGAGGAAAGCAAATCGGCAATGCCCTATGGACGGGGACGCCATTATTGCCCTTTCTTAAACAAGTGAGGATACAGGATAAGGCTGTTGAGTTTATGCTTCATGCGGCTGACTCCTATGAGACGACTTTGCCCATTGCCGATTTGATGAGACCAGATGTACAGCTCGTGCATCGGATGAATGGGAAACCCCTAACGAAAGCCCATGGCTTTCCTCTGCGGATTATCATTCCGGGCCGGTATGGCCAAAAGCAACCGAAATGGCTAACGGAGATTGAGGCGATTGCTACCCCCAAAAAAGGATATTGGGAACGTCAGGGCTGGTCGAATACTGCCAAAATTGCCACCCATGCCATCACTCAGCAGGTCCAAGAGGAGAAAGTCTGGAATAAAAACTACCATGTCGATCTACCTCGTACAGGAGAGGACGGATGGCAGAGAGGAGTTACCATTGCGGGGGTGGCGATTGACCAGGCCCAGCCCATGGAATGGGTCAGAATTAGTACGGATAATGGGCAGACTTGGACGGAAGCTGAAATCAACCAGCCCAGCTCTCCCCATGAATGGACCCTCTGGCGATATCTCTGGAAGCCAACTCAACCAGGGACGTACAAGCTGCTGGCCCAGGCGAGGTCGCGAACAGAAACGCAAAAAATTCAGGATAAAAATGGCAAAGATGGTAGTGCTGGAATCTTAAAAATTTCAGTCAATCTAGATTCTTAA
- a CDS encoding MAPEG family protein — MNSALFYLAASGMLCVLLWVPYILNRAFVWGIPAFASNYPTRKFPAESPDIPVWAQRAQRTHLNMVETLPAFAAVVIAAHLTEANPGVITAWAATFFWARVMHASVYILGVPYLRTPTYLVSWAAVLMIGAQVVF, encoded by the coding sequence ATGAACTCTGCCCTTTTCTATCTGGCTGCCAGCGGTATGCTCTGTGTACTGCTGTGGGTTCCCTATATTCTCAATCGCGCTTTTGTCTGGGGCATTCCGGCCTTTGCCAGTAACTATCCCACCCGAAAATTCCCCGCAGAATCCCCCGATATTCCAGTCTGGGCCCAACGAGCCCAACGCACTCATCTGAATATGGTGGAGACCCTACCCGCATTTGCCGCCGTTGTGATTGCAGCCCATTTAACCGAGGCCAATCCTGGTGTGATTACAGCTTGGGCTGCCACGTTCTTCTGGGCACGAGTGATGCATGCCAGCGTATATATCCTAGGGGTTCCTTACTTGCGAACTCCCACCTACTTAGTTTCTTGGGCAGCTGTGCTGATGATTGGGGCTCAGGTCGTTTTCTAA
- the atpD gene encoding F0F1 ATP synthase subunit beta: MVTTTNKNTGYISQIIGPVLDVEFPSGKLPKIYNALKATGKNAAGDDVSVTCEVQQLLGDNQVRAVSMSSTDGLVRGMEVTDTGAPINVPVGKATLGRIFNVLGEPVDNKGDVGTDETFPIHRPAPKLTDLETKPSVFETGIKVIDLLTPYRRGGKIGLFGGAGVGKTVIMMELINNIATNHGGVSVFGGVGERTREGNDLYNEMIESGVINKDNLNDSKIALCYGQMNEPPGARMRVGLSALTMAEYFRDVNKQDVLLFIDNIFRFVQAGSEVSALLGRMPSAVGYQPTLGTDVGDLQERITSTTEGSITSIQAVYVPADDLTDPAPATTFAHLDGTTVLSRGLASKGIYPAVDPLDSASTMLQPGIVSDEHYATARAVQSTLQRYKELQDIIAILGLDELSEDDRLVVARARKIERFLSQPFFVAEVFTGSPGKYVSLEKTIAGFQKILGGELDDLPEQAFYLVGDIDEAIAKAEKMKAEGK; this comes from the coding sequence ATGGTCACCACCACGAATAAGAATACTGGTTACATTTCTCAAATTATTGGTCCTGTTTTGGACGTTGAATTCCCCAGTGGGAAGCTGCCCAAGATTTATAACGCCTTGAAGGCAACAGGTAAGAATGCTGCCGGAGACGATGTTTCCGTAACTTGCGAAGTCCAGCAGCTATTAGGCGACAACCAAGTTCGCGCTGTGTCCATGAGTTCTACGGACGGTCTCGTTCGGGGCATGGAAGTTACCGATACGGGTGCCCCCATTAACGTGCCTGTAGGTAAAGCCACCCTGGGTCGTATCTTTAACGTCTTGGGCGAGCCCGTAGACAACAAAGGAGATGTCGGTACCGACGAAACCTTCCCCATTCACCGCCCAGCGCCTAAACTCACAGACTTGGAAACCAAGCCTTCTGTGTTTGAAACGGGCATCAAGGTGATTGACCTTCTCACTCCCTATCGTCGAGGCGGCAAGATTGGCCTCTTCGGTGGTGCGGGTGTGGGCAAAACCGTGATCATGATGGAATTGATCAACAACATTGCTACCAACCACGGTGGTGTGTCTGTGTTCGGTGGTGTGGGTGAACGAACCCGTGAAGGGAACGACCTCTACAATGAAATGATCGAATCCGGCGTGATTAACAAGGACAACCTCAACGATTCTAAGATTGCCTTGTGTTACGGTCAGATGAACGAACCCCCCGGAGCCAGAATGCGCGTGGGTCTGTCTGCGTTGACCATGGCTGAGTATTTCCGTGATGTCAACAAGCAAGACGTGCTGTTGTTTATCGATAACATTTTCCGCTTTGTGCAAGCCGGTTCTGAAGTATCGGCGCTACTCGGACGGATGCCTTCTGCGGTGGGATATCAGCCGACCCTAGGTACGGACGTGGGTGACCTGCAAGAGCGTATTACCTCCACTACCGAAGGATCGATTACCTCTATTCAAGCGGTGTATGTGCCTGCGGACGACTTGACTGACCCCGCTCCAGCCACCACATTTGCTCACCTAGATGGAACCACCGTGTTGTCTCGTGGTTTGGCGTCTAAAGGGATTTACCCCGCTGTGGATCCCTTGGATTCTGCCTCTACGATGTTGCAGCCCGGCATCGTCTCTGACGAGCACTATGCTACCGCTCGAGCAGTACAGTCTACTCTGCAGCGCTACAAGGAACTCCAAGACATCATCGCCATTCTCGGTTTGGATGAATTGTCTGAAGATGATCGCTTAGTGGTGGCCCGTGCCCGTAAGATTGAGCGTTTCCTTTCTCAGCCCTTCTTCGTGGCTGAGGTCTTCACGGGTTCCCCTGGTAAGTATGTCTCTCTCGAAAAGACCATCGCTGGTTTCCAAAAGATCCTCGGTGGTGAGCTAGATGATTTACCAGAGCAAGCGTTCTACCTGGTGGGTGATATTGATGAAGCCATTGCCAAAGCTGAAAAAATGAAAGCCGAAGGCAAGTAA
- a CDS encoding acetoacetate decarboxylase family protein — protein sequence MSGLSSSDFFSEIRQAKAPWAGGTINLPVFYYDASTLSIQFLVAVNRLRKLLPSPRIQPLRVTPWHSVLTISALEYRDCDIGPYNEVSLGIPMTLDHPSPLFTGTLNPVPTIPQVYIRHLPVTTDIALKAGIEFAGYPKFLAKIVFEKDGSWTSCHLQEGEQHILTLRGRAGELQDAQRSRIQPITVRGGYMLSSELIISERLQCQSQRSRDAQLDLGDHPIAQELKELRLNRMIGFQYAPQHQALLTPANESFKL from the coding sequence ATGAGTGGACTATCCAGCTCAGACTTTTTTAGCGAAATTCGCCAAGCGAAGGCTCCATGGGCAGGCGGTACGATTAACCTGCCAGTCTTTTATTACGATGCTTCGACGCTTTCTATTCAGTTCCTGGTTGCAGTGAATAGGCTGAGGAAGTTGTTACCGTCACCCAGAATTCAACCCCTAAGGGTCACTCCCTGGCACTCTGTGCTTACTATTTCGGCTTTAGAATATCGAGATTGTGATATTGGTCCGTACAATGAGGTGTCTCTTGGGATTCCAATGACCTTGGATCACCCTTCACCTCTTTTTACTGGAACGCTCAACCCAGTTCCTACCATTCCACAGGTTTATATCCGCCATCTGCCCGTTACTACCGATATTGCCCTTAAAGCTGGGATTGAATTTGCCGGCTATCCCAAATTTTTGGCAAAGATCGTGTTTGAGAAGGATGGGAGCTGGACTTCGTGTCATCTTCAGGAAGGTGAGCAACATATCCTTACGTTGAGGGGGCGAGCAGGAGAACTTCAGGATGCCCAGCGTTCTCGTATCCAGCCGATTACAGTCAGGGGTGGATATATGCTATCGAGTGAACTGATCATCAGTGAACGACTTCAATGTCAGAGCCAAAGGTCAAGAGATGCCCAACTAGATTTGGGTGATCATCCGATTGCTCAGGAGTTAAAAGAGCTGAGGTTGAATCGGATGATTGGCTTTCAATATGCCCCACAACACCAAGCCCTTCTGACACCTGCCAATGAAAGTTTCAAGCTGTAG
- a CDS encoding pentapeptide repeat-containing protein, producing the protein MTNNKGGSISGTENLLKMLLRGSDTWNDWRLQNPTTPINLFKANLSNALLRGANFASADLRKAKLFRADLRAACLYRADLRGANLKGANLFGANLSGANLSGANLSNAMLYCANLGGANLRGTILDSANLMRVNFSHGDLRNAMLRNAKLQGTHFEGTRMLQTDLIEINLNQAQIDGVYLMDPDANNTAMGNTAITGILITDS; encoded by the coding sequence ATGACAAATAATAAGGGAGGTTCCATCTCGGGGACCGAAAACCTATTAAAGATGCTGTTGAGGGGATCGGATACTTGGAATGATTGGCGGCTTCAAAATCCAACCACTCCGATTAATTTGTTTAAAGCCAATCTCAGTAATGCACTGCTTCGCGGTGCAAATTTCGCTAGTGCAGATCTTCGCAAGGCCAAACTGTTTCGAGCAGATTTGCGCGCAGCCTGCCTATATCGAGCTGATCTTAGAGGTGCAAATCTCAAAGGTGCAAACTTATTTGGTGCCAATCTAAGTGGAGCAAATCTGAGTGGGGCTAACCTCAGTAATGCCATGCTGTATTGTGCCAATCTGGGGGGTGCAAATTTAAGAGGCACCATTTTAGACAGTGCCAACCTGATGCGAGTGAACTTCAGTCATGGAGATCTTCGAAATGCCATGCTTAGGAATGCCAAACTCCAAGGCACCCATTTTGAGGGGACTCGCATGTTGCAGACTGACCTGATCGAGATTAACCTCAATCAGGCTCAGATAGATGGAGTGTACCTGATGGACCCTGATGCCAACAATACGGCAATGGGCAATACTGCGATTACTGGCATTCTCATCACTGATAGCTAA
- a CDS encoding HAD family hydrolase: MKLVMFDIDGTLTASNDLDDLAFVQTVQDIFGIRDISEDWATYTHVTDACILREICERQIGRIPNSEEIALFQKQLLQRLAQGAVREGGVFPIAGADALLEQLQASPDYQFCYAGGAWTASVQFKLQSAELPFADIPHAFADDHDSREGICQIALDRAQATYQQIFTHVIYVGDGIWDVRASKNLGYPFIGIATGEDAQRLKAEGAPVVLPHYEDLQAFWDALVAIAP, from the coding sequence ATGAAACTGGTCATGTTCGATATTGACGGCACTCTAACCGCGTCCAATGACCTTGATGACCTGGCCTTTGTTCAAACGGTGCAAGATATTTTTGGAATTAGGGATATCTCTGAAGATTGGGCCACCTATACCCATGTCACGGATGCCTGTATTCTCCGGGAAATCTGTGAACGACAGATAGGACGTATACCTAATTCTGAGGAAATCGCGCTCTTTCAAAAACAATTGCTGCAGCGACTTGCCCAAGGTGCCGTTCGGGAGGGAGGTGTTTTCCCCATTGCTGGAGCTGATGCCCTATTGGAGCAGTTGCAAGCGTCCCCAGACTATCAATTCTGCTATGCAGGCGGCGCTTGGACTGCATCGGTTCAGTTTAAGCTGCAGTCGGCAGAGTTACCCTTTGCAGACATTCCCCATGCCTTTGCGGACGATCACGATTCACGAGAAGGCATTTGTCAGATTGCCCTAGACCGTGCCCAAGCGACTTACCAACAGATTTTTACCCATGTGATCTATGTGGGGGATGGCATTTGGGATGTGAGAGCCTCGAAAAACTTAGGATATCCCTTTATTGGCATTGCGACTGGTGAAGATGCCCAACGGCTTAAAGCCGAAGGGGCACCAGTGGTACTCCCCCATTATGAAGATCTGCAGGCATTTTGGGATGCGTTGGTTGCGATCGCACCTTAG
- a CDS encoding peroxiredoxin-like family protein — MMTFAQSTSPKLLMGHTAPPLVVQTLDHGLWRLADQTPEHYTMVVFYRGLHCPVCEQYLTELDQKLSAFAQLGVQVIALSGDGIDKTQQLKAQANLQQLSLGYGLTPEQMRDWGLYLSQGHFEQEPALFSEPAVFLIQPDGRLYFANIGTHPFSRIDFDSLLAGLAYVIPNNYPLRGTA; from the coding sequence ATGATGACTTTCGCTCAATCCACTTCCCCCAAATTACTGATGGGCCATACAGCCCCACCCTTAGTGGTTCAGACCTTGGATCACGGGCTGTGGCGGTTGGCCGATCAAACCCCTGAGCACTATACGATGGTGGTTTTCTATCGCGGGCTCCATTGCCCCGTCTGTGAGCAATACCTGACGGAACTCGACCAAAAGCTGTCAGCCTTTGCCCAACTCGGCGTCCAGGTGATTGCCTTGAGTGGTGATGGCATAGACAAAACCCAGCAACTCAAAGCCCAGGCAAACCTCCAACAGCTATCCCTCGGTTATGGCTTAACTCCCGAGCAAATGCGGGATTGGGGCCTATACCTGAGTCAAGGCCATTTTGAACAGGAGCCAGCGCTGTTTAGTGAACCCGCTGTGTTTCTGATTCAGCCAGATGGTCGGTTGTACTTCGCCAATATTGGCACCCATCCCTTCTCTCGCATCGATTTCGATTCTCTGTTGGCTGGCTTAGCCTACGTCATTCCCAATAACTATCCTTTACGAGGTACAGCGTAA
- a CDS encoding LysR family transcriptional regulator: MDLYQVRYFLTIAETGTFSRAAERLYLSQPSLSAGIKKLEQELGVALFERGGRRTVLTAAGQAFKERATVIMAQYQAALHELKGFNDRPTLKVGVLSTLRVSELAELVHSFQQQYPHVTLELYDHPADALQDKLTQGEIDVAITVLGPQDDAQTSTLLFTQPLLLAVPVRHPLAQRTSVRLAELDGQPYIDRVNCEFFKQECQLLEAQKICPQVVYRASHEEWVISLVKAGLGLSVMPFWRGLTDIVYLPVVDIDFQRRVGIKWRLQCSEVVEQFCRFATSHNWESMAG; encoded by the coding sequence ATGGATCTCTACCAAGTTCGATATTTTCTAACCATTGCTGAAACGGGTACCTTTTCGCGGGCGGCAGAGCGACTTTATCTTTCTCAGCCGTCTCTATCAGCAGGAATTAAAAAGCTAGAGCAGGAGCTAGGGGTGGCTTTGTTCGAGCGGGGTGGACGGCGGACGGTTCTAACCGCAGCGGGACAAGCCTTTAAGGAGCGGGCCACGGTGATTATGGCTCAGTACCAAGCGGCTCTCCATGAACTCAAGGGCTTTAATGATCGACCGACGCTGAAGGTAGGGGTGCTGAGTACCTTGCGGGTGAGTGAGCTAGCCGAGTTGGTCCATAGTTTTCAGCAACAGTACCCTCATGTGACCTTGGAACTGTATGACCATCCTGCTGATGCGTTACAAGACAAACTTACCCAGGGCGAAATTGATGTGGCAATTACGGTGTTGGGACCACAGGATGATGCCCAAACCTCAACCCTTTTATTTACTCAACCTTTGCTGCTCGCCGTTCCGGTCCGTCATCCCTTGGCACAGCGAACTTCGGTGCGGTTGGCTGAACTCGATGGTCAACCCTATATCGATCGAGTGAACTGTGAATTTTTTAAGCAAGAGTGTCAACTGCTAGAGGCTCAAAAAATCTGTCCCCAAGTCGTGTATCGAGCTAGTCACGAGGAGTGGGTGATTTCCTTGGTCAAAGCTGGGCTGGGGCTGAGTGTGATGCCCTTTTGGCGGGGGCTGACGGACATTGTTTATCTGCCAGTGGTCGATATTGACTTTCAGCGGCGAGTTGGTATTAAGTGGCGGCTTCAGTGTTCTGAGGTGGTTGAACAGTTTTGTCGATTTGCCACGAGCCATAATTGGGAGTCGATGGCGGGGTGA
- the tnpC gene encoding IS66 family transposase — protein MSESDIRAIYHQGEDAVVELVTLLIKRIERLEEHLGKDSRNSSKPPSSDGFGKRTKSLRGKSKRKSGGQKGHPGSTLEWRETVDAVVLHPVTQCQGCGASLTEVAVLEYELRQVHELPSLSLQVIEHQAEVKYCEHCQTLNRGKFPSDVTNVVQYGSNLKGLMVYLMEAQLLPFERTRELLKDLLGCQVSEGTLCNTRTTCAQQLEPIEAQIKDAIEQAAVGHFDETGLRVNSKLWWLHVACTSGLTYYFVHAKRGTAAMDEMDILPNFTGTSIHDGWKSYARYGCTHSLCNAHHLRELRFIVERYKQPWAEEMISLLLDIKAEVERAKAEHLSVLDARQVEAFEQRYRQVLADGFKHNPMPTVDENAPKKRGKQKQSTPKNLLDRLRKHQAAVLAFMYDFQVPFDNNQAERDIRMMKLKQKISGCFRSLAGAQQFCRIRGYISTLRKQDIPVLDALKSIFADNPVRPVLQPGQ, from the coding sequence ATTAGTGAATCTGATATTCGAGCAATCTACCATCAAGGAGAGGATGCAGTTGTTGAGCTGGTCACCCTTCTTATTAAACGGATAGAGCGACTAGAAGAGCATCTTGGCAAAGATAGTCGGAACAGTAGTAAACCACCCTCAAGCGATGGCTTTGGGAAGCGGACCAAAAGTCTACGGGGTAAGAGTAAGCGTAAAAGTGGGGGTCAAAAAGGCCATCCCGGTAGTACCTTGGAATGGCGTGAAACCGTCGATGCCGTAGTGTTACATCCAGTCACTCAATGTCAAGGCTGTGGTGCCTCGTTAACAGAGGTCGCCGTCCTTGAGTATGAACTGCGCCAGGTTCATGAGCTGCCCTCCTTGTCATTACAGGTCATCGAGCATCAAGCAGAAGTCAAATATTGTGAGCACTGTCAAACCTTGAACCGGGGTAAATTCCCCAGCGATGTCACCAATGTGGTTCAGTATGGCAGTAATCTCAAAGGCTTGATGGTGTATTTGATGGAGGCTCAACTGTTGCCGTTTGAGCGCACCCGTGAACTGCTTAAAGACCTCTTGGGTTGTCAGGTTTCTGAAGGAACCCTGTGCAACACCCGTACAACCTGTGCCCAGCAATTAGAACCGATTGAAGCCCAGATCAAAGACGCTATTGAGCAAGCAGCTGTGGGACATTTTGACGAGACGGGGTTGCGAGTCAACAGCAAGTTGTGGTGGCTGCATGTCGCTTGTACGAGTGGATTAACCTACTACTTTGTCCATGCCAAACGCGGCACAGCAGCGATGGACGAAATGGATATTCTGCCAAACTTTACGGGCACGAGTATTCATGATGGTTGGAAGAGCTATGCCCGCTATGGTTGTACGCATAGCTTATGCAATGCCCATCATTTGCGCGAACTCCGATTTATTGTTGAACGCTACAAACAACCTTGGGCTGAGGAGATGATCTCACTGCTGCTAGATATCAAAGCTGAGGTAGAGCGGGCAAAAGCTGAACACTTAAGCGTTCTCGATGCGAGACAAGTCGAGGCGTTTGAGCAGCGGTATCGCCAAGTGTTAGCCGATGGATTCAAGCATAATCCAATGCCAACCGTCGATGAAAATGCACCCAAGAAACGAGGCAAGCAGAAGCAGAGTACACCCAAAAACTTGCTCGACCGACTTCGAAAGCACCAAGCTGCTGTCTTGGCGTTTATGTATGATTTTCAGGTGCCTTTTGATAACAATCAGGCTGAGCGCGATATCCGCATGATGAAGTTGAAGCAGAAGATATCGGGATGTTTTCGCTCCTTGGCAGGTGCCCAGCAGTTCTGCCGCATTCGCGGTTATATTTCAACTTTGAGAAAGCAAGATATCCCTGTACTGGATGCACTCAAAAGTATTTTTGCTGACAATCCTGTTAGACCAGTGCTTCAGCCTGGGCAGTAA